A genome region from Glycine max cultivar Williams 82 chromosome 5, Glycine_max_v4.0, whole genome shotgun sequence includes the following:
- the LOC100800463 gene encoding 60S ribosomal protein L35a-1-like: protein MVKGRQGERVRLYVRGTILGYKRSKSNQYPNTSLIQIEGVNAKEEVAWYAGKKMAYIYKAKVKKNGSHYRCIWGKVTRPHGNSGIVRAKFKSNLPPKSMGARVRVFMYPSNI from the exons ATGGTGAAGGGACGCCAAGGAGAACGTGTCAG ACTCTACGTGAGGGGTACAATCCTTGGATACAAAAG GTCCAAGTCAAACCAGTATCCAAATACATCCCTGATCCAAATTGAGGGTGTGAATGCCAAAGAAGAAGTAGCATGGTATGCTGGCAAGAAAATGGCCTATATCTACAAGGCTAAggtgaagaagaatggaagCCATTACCGCTGCATATGGGGCAAGGTTACAAGGCCTCATGGTAACAGTGGTATTGTCCGTGCAAAATTCAAGTCGAACCTTCCACCCAAATCAATG GGAGCCCGAGTAAGAGTATTCATGTATCCAAGCAACATATGA